One genomic window of Solea solea chromosome 12, fSolSol10.1, whole genome shotgun sequence includes the following:
- the cdkn1cb gene encoding cyclin-dependent kinase inhibitor 1C, translating to MSNVQLSCSALERLVARRTFPLHRRTSVCRNLFGPVDHDELNRDMKARMLEISERDQQRWNFNFEANTPLDGDYEWEEVPVDKTPEFYQDSVQNDRSRVPATPVKTQAPSSEPAPAPETPLMDVLERLVVPDSSGSAPCQVKVNQENRTDKLNSGKTNHRLVPCVRRKRSPSADNNTHITDFFVKRKRADRKADTSGCHLSKSPIPVEQTPRKRIR from the exons ATGTCCAACGTCCAGTTATCGTGCAGTGCGCTGGAGAGGCTGGTGGCCAGGAGGACCTTCCCTCTCCACAGACGCACGAGCGTCTGTCGCAACCTCTTCGGACCCGTGGATCACGACGAGCTGAACCGGGACATGAAAGCCAGGATGCTGGAGATTTCCGAGCGCGACCAGCAGAGGTGGAATTTTAATTTCGAGGCCAACACCCCGCTGGACGGGGATTACGAGTGGGAAGAGGTGCCCGTGGATAAGACCCCGGAGTTTTATCAGGACTCTGTACAAAACGACAGGAGCCGGGTCCCCGCGACGCCCGTCAAAACGCAGGCGCCTTCCTCGGAGCCTGCTCCTGCGCCGGAGACGCCGCTCATGGATGTGCTGGAGCGCCTGGTGGTGCCAGACAGCAGCGGCAGCGCTCCCTGCCAGGTGAAGGTCAACCAGGAGAACCGCACAGACAAGCTCAACTCAGGGAAGACGAATCACAGACTCGTCCCGTGTGTGCGACGCAAGAGGTCGCCCAGCGCTGACAACAACACGCACATCACAG ACTTTTTTGTGAAACGAAAGAGAGCTGACAGAAAAGCTGACACGAGTGGCTGTCATCTCTCCAAATCTCCAATCCCCGTGGAACAGACCCCACGAAAGAGAATCCGTTGA